The Caenorhabditis elegans chromosome II genome has a segment encoding these proteins:
- the gcn-2 gene encoding Eukaryotic translation initiation factor 2-alpha kinase gcn-2 (Confirmed by transcript evidence), whose translation MTKENQIVLDERVKENQHLQEEEKLALDAVYLNQITYIKAHWHVWVPTNCHILLKALDSCFLNGDPLGKSKLSVILHVKCSEDYPQRKPAVDLLDPQGLSKEDVQNLLTILRQMADTWEGCVVIAELAHRVREFLTDHTPRPAGSFHDDMLANKVRTEAEKQRKRLDTEQKELELLEEEMRQRNAIEMEKTLNGTRQENETRIIGGRRIVVLSNMPNTQLLISEWTFRFSSNRNPAEGKRKDFAPFLQKLDAVYNEIQKLCEIKGLDQNLVEYAFVHLQKISVSPDQILIQLNVAQKIFSSEENMQDTYELIVQKSNLLRLLAAQAICGLRYLHEASMTHKHLTLGSVWTRNSTGDCVFRFSDFGSMGPLLDLVKMFGDICSGKYVARDEDKEKEYDRRRKDLFQLGTLLDGLILATRGSTYSRVPTPVEGNQNTGTNLLGNFIAKCQEAKNIDQLVEDPFLKEECQSESENIFTPFGGAMSPDGRMLADNVIIRVLGRGGFGDVVLVRNKMDSTDYAIKRIPLNAKSDKLNRKIAKEAKFFAKLNHPNMVRYYYAWAEDLIPIVEETSDDDSSLGAVPIPGKEKIGKKGKLKTGKSLEDKENKANLGGGDSLMPMNLRGLVKDHSIGVDAKEWSTPFGKPEGPKCASRMRQSKRSTPSGGLKHLSECSSDDEDDDDSSEIDWDAESEEVEDEESDDSDEEDEDDGERLVQLNTETSTGADSVFERSTADEDVVFTAESEDLNAKRRESIELMEINTTTTSKSKLAIDVVPVRKPRILCIQMEYCDRATLRQYIDENHCFNAPTEVWRIFSEVLCGLKYMHDMAMIHRDIKPLNIFLTSQNGVKIGDFGLATLEAMSSKGKIVGGAAEKSTSIEAMLSPNGVKSKGSDVHQTRDIGTQLYMAPELFVDELVHKAPYTSKIDIYSAGVVLFEMFYRPLPPSMDRVSTLNNLRDDIKIPSDFGAGLAAPMAGLARRTVEKMLQRNPDERPTADDLLNDEDLPMHTKEDATFRNLCEKVIKKRDGRMNAWLLDKQFKEEVPTSLNYCYDVDICLERAKYNNREVLVETLRAEFCKILKIHSFEKLHTHTLMPVSTALAAASVRTKPVEVLDRSGVPVALPMDLRQNFVRFCVRNSVQRMKRFNFGRVYSQTSANGHPHERWECCVDCIGPQCSSPSLEAELLLVACEMMIGSLPGMKFTLKIGHAQLIEAQIRHLKLSDDVRAELLDALHLISVSDRPHSHKEKMDMLTPKIGAKAANIITKLLIPVEDNFGAFKEKVACFRKKLKVDAARVLVDKAIRDLEEIVGTFKFCRTEAIEQISIVYDSQTCYRPRTFGDGLLFQIQVEKPSTIANNKRGRRQNVLAGGRYDSALLRERHPRDFVYEIPLCISGFGVAMDVVSQIRDSINKSANIPKTPQNHCKVLICSMVQPDGSNLITQKFELAKKLWSMGIEADVFHIPVDDLESLTEHRNRASITHILAVYNTLNEVICKTETSSETMDVDSAISSVWRGVQALDGQSIHMTPCGGGPISSISTPGEAHHHDDHHPGTPVIASKSSVSTTVATTSIRPISATVANLNVILVTSADRFHKVMKEKKRVESQVRNHLTEFVAHFTSKTRIEVLVCDIPADVIKKIVSELTKTSSEAEIDKLFDQLIQKHGKVDLSPLRRQFHITLNGISTGSAQVAILFYRQSDNFYRYLV comes from the exons ATGACCAAGGAGAATCAAATAGTACTTGACGAACGGGTAAAGGAGAACCAGCATCTGCAGGAGGAAGAAAAACTAGCGTTAGACGCCGTTTATTTGAATCAGATTACTTACATCAAAGCTCATTGGCAT GTCTGGGTGCCCACAAACTGTCACATCCTGTTAAAAGCCCTCGATTCGTGCTTTTTGAATGGAGACCCACTTGGAAAAAGTAAATTGAGCGTTATTCTCCATGTAAAGTGCTCCGAAGACTATCCACAAAGGAAGCCAGCCGTGGATCTTCTCGATCCTCAAGGACTTTCGAAGGaagatgttcaaaatttgctaaCTATCCTTCGACAAATGGCAGACACGTGGGAAGGATGTGTTGTGATCGCCGAACTGGCGCACAGGGTCAGAGAATTTCTAACGGACCATACTCCCCGCCCCGCTGGAAGTTTCCATGATGATATGTTGGCAAACAAGGTCAGGACAGAGGCCGAAAAACAA agaaaACGACTCGACACGGAGCAAAAAGAGCTGGAGTTGTTGGAGGAGGAGATGCGACAGAGAAACGCGATTGAAATGGAGAAAACGTTGAATGGCACACGACAGGAGAATGAAACGCGAATAATTGGAGGACGGCGAATCGTTGTACTCTCCAATATGCct AACACCCAACTTCTCATTTCCGAATGGACGTTCCGATTCTCCAGCAATCGAAATCCGGCTGAAGGGAAGCGAAAAGATTTCGCACCGTTCCTACAGAAGCTGGACGCAGTGTACAATGAGATTCAGAAGCTTTGCGAAATTAAAGGCCTTGATCAGAATCTGGTGGAATATGCATTTGTGCATTTGCAGAAGATCAGTGTTTCACCGGATCAGATTCTGATTCAACTGAACGTGGCTCAGAAGATATTCTCATCCGAGGAAAATATGCAGGACACCTATGAGCTGATTGTTCAGAAATCGAATCTTCTCCGATTACTCGCAGCACAAGCCATCTGCGGTCTCCGATATCTTCACGAAGCTTCCATGACACACAAGCATCTGACATTAGGAAGTGTGTGGACCCGAAACAGTACAGGCGACTGTGTTTTTAGATTCTCGGATTTCGGCTCAATGGGACCCTTGCTGGATTTAGTTAAGATGTTCGGAGATATTTGCTCGGGAAAGTATGTTGCACGCGACGAGGATAAAGAGAAGGAGTATGATCGACGACGGAAAGATCTTTTCCAACTAGGAACACTCCTAGACGGTTTGATACTCGct ACTCGTGGATCTACCTACTCTCGAGTTCCAACTCCAGTCGAAGGTAATCAGAACACTGGTACGAACCTCCTCGGCAACTTTATCGCAAAATGCCAGGAAGCGAAAAATATTGATCAACTCGTTGAAGATCCATTTTTAAAAG aagaatgcCAATCTGAAAGCGAAAACATCTTCACTCCATTCGGTGGAGCAATGAGCCCTGATGGAAGAATGCTCGCTGATAACGTGATTATTCGAGTTCTTGGGAGAGGCGGTTTCGGTGATGTCGTTCTTGTTCGAAATAAGATGGACAGTACGGATTATGCAATTAAACGGATCCCTTTGAACGCGAAAAGTGATAAattgaatcgaaaaatcgcaaaagAGGCGAAATTCTTCGCAAAATTGAATCATCCGAATATGGTTCGATACTACTATGCTTGGGCTGAAGACTTGATTCCGATCGTTGAAGAAACGTCTGATGATGATTCCTCGCTTGGAGCTGTTCCTATTCcgggaaaagagaaaattggcAAGAAGGGAAAACTGAAGACAGGAAAGTCGCTAGAAGATAAAGAGAACAAAGCTAATCTTGGTGGCGGCGATTCGTTGATGCCTATGAATTTGAGAGGACTCGTCAAAGATCACAGCATTGGAGTTGATGCGAAAGAATGGTCGACACCATTTGGAAAACCGGAGGGACCTAAATGTGCTTCACGAATGAGACAGAGCAAGAGAAGCACACCCAGTGGAGGACTGAAGCATCTATCCGAGTGCTCATCTGATGAcgaggatgatgatgatagtAGTGAGATTGATTGGGATGCTGAAAGTGAAGAGGTGGAGGATGAAGAATCAGACGATTCGGATGAAGAGGATGAGGATGATGGTGAACGACTTGTTCAGCTGAACACCGAGACTTCTACTGGAGCTGATAGTGTATTTGAGAGATCCACTGCTGATGAAGATGTTGTGTTCACCGCTGAATCGGAAGATTTGAATGCAAAAAGGCGGGAGTCGATTGAGCTAATGGAAATAAACACGACGACGACGAGCAAGAGCAAGTTAGCGATTGATGTTGTTCCAGTGAGAAAGCCGCGAATCTTGTGCATCCAGATGGAGTACTGTGACCGTGCCACTCTTCGTCAGTATATTGATGAAAATCACTGCTTCAACGCGCCCACGGAAGTTTGGAGAATCTTTTCGGAAGTTTTGTGTGGTCTCAAATACATGCATGACATGGCAATGATTCATCGGGATATCAAGCCATTGAACATCTTCTTAACGTCACAAAATGGTGTGAAGATCGGAGATTTCGGTCTGGCAACGCTGGAAGCAATGAGCTCAAAGGGAAAAATCGTCGGTGGTGCCGCCGAGAAAAGCACTAGTATTGAAGCGATGCTTTCTCCGAATGGAGTGAAGAGTAAAGGATCAGATGTTCATCAAACAAGAGATATTGGAACTCAACTCTACATGGCTCCAGAGCTCTTTGTCGATGAGCTGGTTCACAAGGCACCGTATACTTCAAAGATTGATATCTACAGTGCAGGAGTTGTTCTATTTGAGATGTTCTATCGTCCCTTGCCACCAAGTATGGATCGAGTTTCGACGCTCAACAATCTCCGAGACGATATCAAGATTCCCAGTGATTTTGGTGCTGGACTTGCTGCTCCGATGGCTGGGCTCGCGAGAAGAACTGTGGAGAAGATGCTTCAACGGAATCCGGATGAAAGACCAACAGCTGACGATCTTCTGAACGATGAGGATCTTCCGATGCATACAAAGGAAGATGCGACGTTCCGGAATCTTTGTGagaaagttatcaaaaagcgAGATGGTCGAATGAATGCGTGGCTACTCGATAAACAATTCAAAGAGGAAGTTCCGACGTCTCTGAACTATTGTTACGATGTGGATATTTGTCTTGAGCGGGCCAAGTACAACAATCGGGAGGTGCTCGTCGAGACTCTTCGTGCCGAATTTTGCAAGATTCTCAAAATCCActctttcgaaaaattgcataCTCATACGTTGATGCCGGTGTCGACAGCGCTAGCCGCTGCATCGGTGCGCACGAAGCCCGTCGAGGTACTGGATAGAAGTGGAGTTCCGGTGGCACTTCCGATGGATTTGCGGCAGAATTTCGTTCGATTCTGTGTGAGAAATAGTGTGCAGCGAATGAAACGATTCAATTTCGGACGAGTCTACTCACAAACATCGGCGAACGGGCATCCACATGAGAGATGGGAGTGTTGTGTTGATTGTATTGGACCGCAGTGTTCTTCGCCTTCTCTTGAG GCTGAGCTGCTGCTCGTTGCATGTGAAATGATGATTGGCTCACTGCCCGGAATGAAGTTTACTCTGAAAATCGGGCACGCACAGCTCATCGAGGCTCAAATTCGCCACCTGAAACTATCGGATGATGTTCGTGCTGAGCTCCTTGATGCTCTTCACCTCATCTCTGTATCTGATC gaCCACATTCTCACAAGGAAAAGATGGATATGCTGACGCCGAAGATCGGAGCCAAGGCCGCGAACATAATCACGAAACTTTTGATTCCGGTGGAGGATAATTTCGGCGCGTTCAAGGAGAAAGTAGCATGTTTCCGCAAGAAACTAAAAGTCGACGCAGCTCGTGTGCTCGTTGACAAAGCAATCCGGGATTTGGAAGAGATTGTCGGAACCTTCAAGTTTTGTCGAACTGAAGCAATTGAGCAGATTAGCATTGTGTACGACTCGCAGACCTGTTACCGTCCTCGAACATTTGGAGACGGACTCCTTTTCCAGATTCAAGTGGAAAAACCGAGCACGATTGCGAACAACAAGAGGGGTCGgcgccaaaatgttttggcTGGTGGTCGATACGATTCGGCACTTCTTCGAGAACGACATCCACGAGATTTTGTATACGAAATTCCTCTGTGCATTTCGGGATTTGGTGTTGCGATGGATGTGGTCTCACAGATACGAGACTCGATCAACAAATCTGCGAATATCCCGAAAACGCCTCAAAATCATTGCAAAGTACTAATTTGTTCGATGGTGCAGCCTGACGGTAGCAATTTGATCACTCAGAAGTTTGAGCTTGCAAAAAAGTTGTGGAGCATGGGAATTGAAGCCGATGTGTTCCATATTCCAGTGGACGATCTTGAATCGCTAACG gaacatCGCAACCGAGCTTCAATAACACACATTCTTGCCGTCTATAACACACTTAACGAGGTCATTTGCAAAACGGAAACATCTTCGGAAACGATGGACGTGGACTCGGCGATTTCAAGTGTGTGGCGAGGAGTCCAAGCTCTTGATGGTCAAAGTATTCATATGACTCCATGTGGTGGTGGACCGATCTCTTCAATAAGCACTCCTGGAGAAGCTCATCATCATGATGATCATCACCCGGGAACTCCTGTTATTGCGTCCAA AAGTTCGGTATCAACAACAGTGGCGACGACGAGCATCCGACCGATCAGTGCGACGGTGGCGAATCTCAATGTGATCCTTGTCACGTCGGCCGACAGATTCCACAAAGTTATGAAGGAGAAGAAACGAGTGGAGAGTCAAGTCAGGAACCATCTCACAGAATTTGTGGCTCACTTCACGAGCAAGACCAGGATCGAGGTGTTGGTGTGTGATATTCCGGCTGATGTGATCAAGAAGATCGTTAGCGAGCTCACGAAGACTAGTTCAGAAGCTGAG atCGACAAGCTATTCGATCAGCTGATCCAGAAACATGGAAAAGTCGACCTGTCACCGCTCCGAAGACAATTTCACATCACTCTCAATGGCATTTCGACGGGCTCTGCGCAAGTGGCCATTCTCTTTTACCGGCAATCGGACAATTTCTACCGTTATCTCGTCTAG
- the gcn-2 gene encoding Eukaryotic translation initiation factor 2-alpha kinase gcn-2 (Confirmed by transcript evidence), producing the protein MTKENQIVLDERVKENQHLQEEEKLALDAVYLNQITYIKAHWHVWVPTNCHILLKALDSCFLNGDPLGKSKLSVILHVKCSEDYPQRKPAVDLLDPQGLSKEDVQNLLTILRQMADTWEGCVVIAELAHRVREFLTDHTPRPAGSFHDDMLANKVRTEAEKQRKRLDTEQKELELLEEEMRQRNAIEMEKTLNGTRQENETRIIGGRRIVVLSNMPNTQLLISEWTFRFSSNRNPAEGKRKDFAPFLQKLDAVYNEIQKLCEIKGLDQNLVEYAFVHLQKISVSPDQILIQLNVAQKIFSSEENMQDTYELIVQKSNLLRLLAAQAICGLRYLHEASMTHKHLTLGSVWTRNSTGDCVFRFSDFGSMGPLLDLVKMFGDICSGKYVARDEDKEKEYDRRRKDLFQLGTLLDGLILATRGSTYSRVPTPVEGNQNTGTNLLGNFIAKCQEAKNIDQLVEDPFLKEECQSESENIFTPFGGAMSPDGRMLADNVIIRVLGRGGFGDVVLVRNKMDSTDYAIKRIPLNAKSDKLNRKIAKEAKFFAKLNHPNMVRYYYAWAEDLIPIVEETSDDDSSLGAVPIPGKEKIGKKGKLKTGKSLEDKENKANLGGGDSLMPMNLRGLVKDHSIGVDAKEWSTPFGKPEGPKCASRMRQSKRSTPSGGLKHLSECSSDDEDDDDSSEIDWDAESEEVEDEESDDSDEEDEDDGERLVQLNTETSTGADSVFERSTADEDVVFTAESEDLNAKRRESIELMEINTTTTSKSKLAIDVVPVRKPRILCIQMEYCDRATLRQYIDENHCFNAPTEVWRIFSEVLCGLKYMHDMAMIHRDIKPLNIFLTSQNGVKIGDFGLATLEAMSSKGKIVGGAAEKSTSIEAMLSPNGVKSKGSDVHQTRDIGTQLYMAPELFVDELVHKAPYTSKIDIYSAGVVLFEMFYRPLPPSMDRVSTLNNLRDDIKIPSDFGAGLAAPMAGLARRTVEKMLQRNPDERPTADDLLNDEDLPMHTKEDATFRNLCEKVIKKRDGRMNAWLLDKQFKEEVPTSLNYCYDVDICLERAKYNNREVLVETLRAEFCKILKIHSFEKLHTHTLMPVSTALAAASVRTKPVEVLDRSGVPVALPMDLRQNFVRFCVRNSVQRMKRFNFGRVYSQTSANGHPHERWECCVDCIGPQCSSPSLEAELLLVACEMMIGSLPGMKFTLKIGHAQLIEAQIRHLKLSDDVRAELLDALHLISVSDRPHSHKEKMDMLTPKIGAKAANIITKLLIPVEDNFGAFKEKVACFRKKLKVDAARVLVDKAIRDLEEIVGTFKFCRTEAIEQISIVYDSQTCYRPRTFGDGLLFQIQVEKPSTIANNKRGRRQNVLAGGRYDSALLRERHPRDFVYEIPLCISGFGVAMDVVSQIRDSINKSANIPKTPQNHCKVLICSMVQPDGSNLITQKFELAKKLWSMGIEADVFHIPVDDLESLTEHRNRASITHILAVYNTLNEVICKTETSSETMDVDSAISSVWRGVQALDGQSIHMTPCGGGPISSISTPGEAHHHDDHHPGTPVIASKCFRSSVSTTVATTSIRPISATVANLNVILVTSADRFHKVMKEKKRVESQVRNHLTEFVAHFTSKTRIEVLVCDIPADVIKKIVSELTKTSSEAEIDKLFDQLIQKHGKVDLSPLRRQFHITLNGISTGSAQVAILFYRQSDNFYRYLV; encoded by the exons ATGACCAAGGAGAATCAAATAGTACTTGACGAACGGGTAAAGGAGAACCAGCATCTGCAGGAGGAAGAAAAACTAGCGTTAGACGCCGTTTATTTGAATCAGATTACTTACATCAAAGCTCATTGGCAT GTCTGGGTGCCCACAAACTGTCACATCCTGTTAAAAGCCCTCGATTCGTGCTTTTTGAATGGAGACCCACTTGGAAAAAGTAAATTGAGCGTTATTCTCCATGTAAAGTGCTCCGAAGACTATCCACAAAGGAAGCCAGCCGTGGATCTTCTCGATCCTCAAGGACTTTCGAAGGaagatgttcaaaatttgctaaCTATCCTTCGACAAATGGCAGACACGTGGGAAGGATGTGTTGTGATCGCCGAACTGGCGCACAGGGTCAGAGAATTTCTAACGGACCATACTCCCCGCCCCGCTGGAAGTTTCCATGATGATATGTTGGCAAACAAGGTCAGGACAGAGGCCGAAAAACAA agaaaACGACTCGACACGGAGCAAAAAGAGCTGGAGTTGTTGGAGGAGGAGATGCGACAGAGAAACGCGATTGAAATGGAGAAAACGTTGAATGGCACACGACAGGAGAATGAAACGCGAATAATTGGAGGACGGCGAATCGTTGTACTCTCCAATATGCct AACACCCAACTTCTCATTTCCGAATGGACGTTCCGATTCTCCAGCAATCGAAATCCGGCTGAAGGGAAGCGAAAAGATTTCGCACCGTTCCTACAGAAGCTGGACGCAGTGTACAATGAGATTCAGAAGCTTTGCGAAATTAAAGGCCTTGATCAGAATCTGGTGGAATATGCATTTGTGCATTTGCAGAAGATCAGTGTTTCACCGGATCAGATTCTGATTCAACTGAACGTGGCTCAGAAGATATTCTCATCCGAGGAAAATATGCAGGACACCTATGAGCTGATTGTTCAGAAATCGAATCTTCTCCGATTACTCGCAGCACAAGCCATCTGCGGTCTCCGATATCTTCACGAAGCTTCCATGACACACAAGCATCTGACATTAGGAAGTGTGTGGACCCGAAACAGTACAGGCGACTGTGTTTTTAGATTCTCGGATTTCGGCTCAATGGGACCCTTGCTGGATTTAGTTAAGATGTTCGGAGATATTTGCTCGGGAAAGTATGTTGCACGCGACGAGGATAAAGAGAAGGAGTATGATCGACGACGGAAAGATCTTTTCCAACTAGGAACACTCCTAGACGGTTTGATACTCGct ACTCGTGGATCTACCTACTCTCGAGTTCCAACTCCAGTCGAAGGTAATCAGAACACTGGTACGAACCTCCTCGGCAACTTTATCGCAAAATGCCAGGAAGCGAAAAATATTGATCAACTCGTTGAAGATCCATTTTTAAAAG aagaatgcCAATCTGAAAGCGAAAACATCTTCACTCCATTCGGTGGAGCAATGAGCCCTGATGGAAGAATGCTCGCTGATAACGTGATTATTCGAGTTCTTGGGAGAGGCGGTTTCGGTGATGTCGTTCTTGTTCGAAATAAGATGGACAGTACGGATTATGCAATTAAACGGATCCCTTTGAACGCGAAAAGTGATAAattgaatcgaaaaatcgcaaaagAGGCGAAATTCTTCGCAAAATTGAATCATCCGAATATGGTTCGATACTACTATGCTTGGGCTGAAGACTTGATTCCGATCGTTGAAGAAACGTCTGATGATGATTCCTCGCTTGGAGCTGTTCCTATTCcgggaaaagagaaaattggcAAGAAGGGAAAACTGAAGACAGGAAAGTCGCTAGAAGATAAAGAGAACAAAGCTAATCTTGGTGGCGGCGATTCGTTGATGCCTATGAATTTGAGAGGACTCGTCAAAGATCACAGCATTGGAGTTGATGCGAAAGAATGGTCGACACCATTTGGAAAACCGGAGGGACCTAAATGTGCTTCACGAATGAGACAGAGCAAGAGAAGCACACCCAGTGGAGGACTGAAGCATCTATCCGAGTGCTCATCTGATGAcgaggatgatgatgatagtAGTGAGATTGATTGGGATGCTGAAAGTGAAGAGGTGGAGGATGAAGAATCAGACGATTCGGATGAAGAGGATGAGGATGATGGTGAACGACTTGTTCAGCTGAACACCGAGACTTCTACTGGAGCTGATAGTGTATTTGAGAGATCCACTGCTGATGAAGATGTTGTGTTCACCGCTGAATCGGAAGATTTGAATGCAAAAAGGCGGGAGTCGATTGAGCTAATGGAAATAAACACGACGACGACGAGCAAGAGCAAGTTAGCGATTGATGTTGTTCCAGTGAGAAAGCCGCGAATCTTGTGCATCCAGATGGAGTACTGTGACCGTGCCACTCTTCGTCAGTATATTGATGAAAATCACTGCTTCAACGCGCCCACGGAAGTTTGGAGAATCTTTTCGGAAGTTTTGTGTGGTCTCAAATACATGCATGACATGGCAATGATTCATCGGGATATCAAGCCATTGAACATCTTCTTAACGTCACAAAATGGTGTGAAGATCGGAGATTTCGGTCTGGCAACGCTGGAAGCAATGAGCTCAAAGGGAAAAATCGTCGGTGGTGCCGCCGAGAAAAGCACTAGTATTGAAGCGATGCTTTCTCCGAATGGAGTGAAGAGTAAAGGATCAGATGTTCATCAAACAAGAGATATTGGAACTCAACTCTACATGGCTCCAGAGCTCTTTGTCGATGAGCTGGTTCACAAGGCACCGTATACTTCAAAGATTGATATCTACAGTGCAGGAGTTGTTCTATTTGAGATGTTCTATCGTCCCTTGCCACCAAGTATGGATCGAGTTTCGACGCTCAACAATCTCCGAGACGATATCAAGATTCCCAGTGATTTTGGTGCTGGACTTGCTGCTCCGATGGCTGGGCTCGCGAGAAGAACTGTGGAGAAGATGCTTCAACGGAATCCGGATGAAAGACCAACAGCTGACGATCTTCTGAACGATGAGGATCTTCCGATGCATACAAAGGAAGATGCGACGTTCCGGAATCTTTGTGagaaagttatcaaaaagcgAGATGGTCGAATGAATGCGTGGCTACTCGATAAACAATTCAAAGAGGAAGTTCCGACGTCTCTGAACTATTGTTACGATGTGGATATTTGTCTTGAGCGGGCCAAGTACAACAATCGGGAGGTGCTCGTCGAGACTCTTCGTGCCGAATTTTGCAAGATTCTCAAAATCCActctttcgaaaaattgcataCTCATACGTTGATGCCGGTGTCGACAGCGCTAGCCGCTGCATCGGTGCGCACGAAGCCCGTCGAGGTACTGGATAGAAGTGGAGTTCCGGTGGCACTTCCGATGGATTTGCGGCAGAATTTCGTTCGATTCTGTGTGAGAAATAGTGTGCAGCGAATGAAACGATTCAATTTCGGACGAGTCTACTCACAAACATCGGCGAACGGGCATCCACATGAGAGATGGGAGTGTTGTGTTGATTGTATTGGACCGCAGTGTTCTTCGCCTTCTCTTGAG GCTGAGCTGCTGCTCGTTGCATGTGAAATGATGATTGGCTCACTGCCCGGAATGAAGTTTACTCTGAAAATCGGGCACGCACAGCTCATCGAGGCTCAAATTCGCCACCTGAAACTATCGGATGATGTTCGTGCTGAGCTCCTTGATGCTCTTCACCTCATCTCTGTATCTGATC gaCCACATTCTCACAAGGAAAAGATGGATATGCTGACGCCGAAGATCGGAGCCAAGGCCGCGAACATAATCACGAAACTTTTGATTCCGGTGGAGGATAATTTCGGCGCGTTCAAGGAGAAAGTAGCATGTTTCCGCAAGAAACTAAAAGTCGACGCAGCTCGTGTGCTCGTTGACAAAGCAATCCGGGATTTGGAAGAGATTGTCGGAACCTTCAAGTTTTGTCGAACTGAAGCAATTGAGCAGATTAGCATTGTGTACGACTCGCAGACCTGTTACCGTCCTCGAACATTTGGAGACGGACTCCTTTTCCAGATTCAAGTGGAAAAACCGAGCACGATTGCGAACAACAAGAGGGGTCGgcgccaaaatgttttggcTGGTGGTCGATACGATTCGGCACTTCTTCGAGAACGACATCCACGAGATTTTGTATACGAAATTCCTCTGTGCATTTCGGGATTTGGTGTTGCGATGGATGTGGTCTCACAGATACGAGACTCGATCAACAAATCTGCGAATATCCCGAAAACGCCTCAAAATCATTGCAAAGTACTAATTTGTTCGATGGTGCAGCCTGACGGTAGCAATTTGATCACTCAGAAGTTTGAGCTTGCAAAAAAGTTGTGGAGCATGGGAATTGAAGCCGATGTGTTCCATATTCCAGTGGACGATCTTGAATCGCTAACG gaacatCGCAACCGAGCTTCAATAACACACATTCTTGCCGTCTATAACACACTTAACGAGGTCATTTGCAAAACGGAAACATCTTCGGAAACGATGGACGTGGACTCGGCGATTTCAAGTGTGTGGCGAGGAGTCCAAGCTCTTGATGGTCAAAGTATTCATATGACTCCATGTGGTGGTGGACCGATCTCTTCAATAAGCACTCCTGGAGAAGCTCATCATCATGATGATCATCACCCGGGAACTCCTGTTATTGCGTCCAA ATGTTTCAGAAGTTCGGTATCAACAACAGTGGCGACGACGAGCATCCGACCGATCAGTGCGACGGTGGCGAATCTCAATGTGATCCTTGTCACGTCGGCCGACAGATTCCACAAAGTTATGAAGGAGAAGAAACGAGTGGAGAGTCAAGTCAGGAACCATCTCACAGAATTTGTGGCTCACTTCACGAGCAAGACCAGGATCGAGGTGTTGGTGTGTGATATTCCGGCTGATGTGATCAAGAAGATCGTTAGCGAGCTCACGAAGACTAGTTCAGAAGCTGAG atCGACAAGCTATTCGATCAGCTGATCCAGAAACATGGAAAAGTCGACCTGTCACCGCTCCGAAGACAATTTCACATCACTCTCAATGGCATTTCGACGGGCTCTGCGCAAGTGGCCATTCTCTTTTACCGGCAATCGGACAATTTCTACCGTTATCTCGTCTAG